The Microlunatus soli genome contains the following window.
GGAAGTCTCCGATGTCTGTCTCGCACGTCTCACCGTCGTTCCATCTGCACCGGCACTCGGCGACCAGGACCAGGACCAAGCTGGAACGCCAGCATCGGGCCAACCTGATCCTCGGCATCATCGCGTTGGGTCTGCTCGCGGCCCTGGTGGTCGGGATCGTCGGTCTGGTCAACACCGTCGCACCATCGGCCGGGATCGGCTACCCCGCGGACGGCGCCGCCTATGTGCACGCATCAAGGATGGCGGTCTTCTGGCTCTGGCTCACGCTGATGGATGTCGTGGCGATCTTCGCCTTCGGCATCGCGTTCGCGTCCCAGCACCAGCAGTAGTACTGCCGACAGCGCGCCGCGACGCAACAACCCGCCGCCCGGTCAGCCGGACGGCGGGTCGTCGCGCGTTGTCGTTCGTTCAGTCGGCCGTGACGGTCAGGGCCTGATGCTCAGCGGGCCTTGACGACGTCCACGTCGGACGCCTTGACATACATGATCCGGTGCCCGAACGAGACCTGCAGATACTTGGTCTTGCCGACCACGTCGACATGATCATCCGGCGGCGTACCGTCGAATTTCACTGCACGGTAGTAGTCGGTCGAGACCGAGTCATCGGTCAGCACCGCCCGCTGGCCCGCCCGCAGCTTGTAGGACAGCGGAGCCGTACCTTGATCGGGAATGCCCTCCGGATAGGCCGAGGACTCCGGGTAGGCGCGGCCGTAGGTGGCCACCTCGTCGACGCCCTTCTTGGGGGTGACCAGTTGACCGCCGACATCGACCGCCGTCCGGTGCTCACCCTTCGGGTTGTGGAACCAGGCCTTCTGGCCGAGGTACCAGATCGCGGTCCAGTCTCCGTCCCGATCGGCGACGGCGAACTCCTGCCCGGCCGCAGCGCGGGCACCGATGTCGGCGACCTCGGTCGTGCTGGCCGAGCCGTCGGTGTGCAGATCGATGTCCTTCACCAACGGCGCAGCGGCACTGGGTTCACTGTGCAGGTAGACGAAATTCGATCCCTGCGGATCGCACGGCTTGCCGGCCGTCTCACATCCTGTGATCACCTGCTGGTTGCCGTCGAATCCCGGAGCGATCCGGACGATTTCCTTGCTGGGCTTGCCATCCCGGGCCTTGACCGGAGCGCCGAGCAACGTGAAGTAGTGCTCCCAGTCCCAGTACGGACCCGGATCCCAGTGCATGCCCTTGACCGTTGCGGCGGTCGTGCCCGGCACGTTGTCGTGACCCAGAATATGATCATGGTCGAGCGGGATGTCCCACTTGGCGGCCAGGTATTTCACCAGCCGCGCCGAGTTGCGATAGAGCGACTCGGTGTACCAGGTCGCCCCGTCGGCGGCGAACCCTTCCTGCTCGATCCCGATCGAGTGCTGGTTGATGTACCAGTTGCCGGCATGCCAGCCGACGTCCTTGGTCGGGATGTGCTGGGCGATGTGGCCGTCGGCGGATCGGATCGTGTAGTGCCAGCCGAGGTAGGTCGGGTCCTGCACCAGCTTCAGGCTGGTCTCCCAACTCCCCTCCGTGTCGTGCATCACGATGTAGTCGACCGTCGGGCCGGCGTCGGTGTCCCGCGGTGCCTTGTCGTAGTTGCCGTAGTCGCCGTCACCGGTCTCCTGGTACGGCGCCGGGATCGACTCACAATCCAGACCTGCCGGACATTCGATGCCGTCGCCGCCGGCGGCACCCTTGCTGGCCTTGCGGAGCTTGAGCAGTGCGAGTTGATCGGTCCGCGGGTCGGCCTGGGCCGCCGCCATCGAAACCTTCTGCCCGTCGTCGGTGGTCCGCCGTGCTCCGGCGGCCAGGGCGTCGTACACGTCGTCGGCGAAGGTGCCGGCAGCCGACTCGGTGGTCGATCCGCTGGTCGAGGCGACTGCTGCGTACCACTGTCCCGGGTCGGTTCCGGCGCCGGTGGGCAGCTTCAACGACCGCTGTTTCTGGGCCAGCAGGGCCGCGCCGCCGCGGATGTTGGCGGTGGCGTCGGTGCGCAGCGTGTCCCGATCGACATCGAGCAGGTCGGCTGCCCGACCCAGGCTGTCGACCTTCTGCGGCAGCACCCGATCGGCGGCTGCGGCGTCCTGGGCACCGGCTTCCTTGGTGCCGGGACCGTCGTCGGCGAACAGCGTGCCGTCGATGAGATTCATCGGGCCGTAGCCGCCGTCGGTGTTGTGCTCACCCGGATGGGCGTCCCAGCGGGTCTGGGCGTACGACATGGCTTCCAGCAACGAGATCGGCACCCCGAATTCGGTGGACGCCTTGCTGAAGGCTTCGTCGCGGGTCGGCGGGCTTGCCGCCGCCTGTGGAGTGGCGGTCAGCGCCGCCGCTCCGAGGACCGCGAGCACGGAAGCACCCGCGGCAAGGCCACGCACCTTCCGTCGCGATGATGACAACTGGGACACGATGGGGCCTCCCGAGGGATGGAGATCTACTTGCGCGGTAGTCAATCACCTCCCCGCGCTTTATGCATCAGGTCGCTTTGTTACGTGTCTGTCACCGCTTGCTCGACCTTCCGCCGAACGGACCGACGACGGTGCGACATCGCGTTGCCGGGACATTCCCATTCCCTCCCCCGGGGCCATCCTGGATCGCCGGCGCGAACGCTGCCGGCCGCCGGTCCGGCAGCGATCGGGTCCAGGGACGTGGTCTGACAGTCCCCTGGAAGAAGTCGCCAGGGCCGCCGGCGTGGGCAAGGCAACGATCTTCAACCGATTCGGCGGGCGAGTCGGCCTCATCGAGGCCGTCATCGAGGAGGTCGTCACGACCGAACTGTTCGCCATCATCGACCGAACCCGAACGATCAACGACGTCGTCGAGCAGATCCCGTACCACCTCACCGCGATCCGCGACCTGCAATACCGCCAGCCCGCGATCGACGACGTGTTCCTCCGGACCTATCCACACTCCGCGCAGTTGATGGAGAGCTGCCGGGTCGGGAGCGAGATCAACGACGAACTCGTCGAGGCCGCGCACAGGTCCCGCGCACTGCGGCCGGAATTCACCGCGCCCGATCTGCACGCCCTCGTGACCGACACCGCGCTCGCGCTCAAGTACGGCGACAAGCCTTCCCGTGAGGACTACGACCGTCGAACCGCCTACCTGCTGGACGGGATCCGCGGAGAGACACCGTAGGAGGGTGCTGAACAATGTGCCCGCCGCGAGCGGTGCGCTGTGCGTGCAGCGCACCGCGCAGCAGCGCAGATTTGTTCAGGGGTCTACTAAGCCAGGCCGATCCGCCGCAGCTCGCGAGTGCTGCCGGGGCGCGCCTTGAAGGTGCCCATCCCGACCCGTCCGTGGACCACCAGCAGCGGCATCCCGGGAGCGGGTTCGCGGGGAACCTTCACCGTCTTGTTGCCCCAACTCTTGTCCAGCCGATCCACATCGATCCCCCAGCCGTCGGGGAGGACCAACACCGTGGTGCCGGCGCCGGCGATCATCTCGATCTCGATCAACGGTGCCGCCGGGATGGCCTGCAGACAGTTCAGCTTGACCGTGCCCATCCCCTGGCTGATCCGGACGTACGGCGGAACGGTCCAGACCCCGGTCCGCTTCTCGCTGCTCATCCCGCCGTCCAGCCGCAGCGGGTCGTCCGGGGAGTAGCCGGGCGGCGGCGGTCCCTGGACCCGGGACCCGACGACCTCGACACCGGTCGGCCGACCGATCGACCCCGCCGAACGGTCACCGGTCAGATCAGCGGTCAACGGCTCCAGGTCGCCGTAGGTCTTGGCCCGCAGCGCGGCATCCAGGCGTTCGTCCAGCTCCGCCATCGTCAACCGGCCCTCGGCCGCCGCCTTCTGCAGGATCTCGGCGACGGCATCGCGCTCGCTGTGTCCGACGCGAAGGGAGCGAGCAGGCGGATCGGTAGCCATGCCCAAACTCTACTGAGTCCGCTCCACCCCGGACCTTGAGCCTGTCGAAGGAGTGCCCTGAGCCTGTCGAAGGGCTGTGCACCGAGGACGCGACCAGCACGACGGATGCCGTTCGACAAGCTCAGGGACCTTCGACAAGTTCAGGATCGTGGCGACGATCAGCGGGGCAGGTCCTCCAGCAGGTCGGTGACCAGTTCGGCGATCGCCGACCGCTCCGAACGATGCAGCGTGATGTGCGCGAACAGCGGATGCCCCTTCAGCTTTTCCACCACCGCCACCACCCCGTCGTGCCGGCCGACCCGGAGGTTGTCCCGTTGGGCGATGTCGTGGGTGAGCACCACCCGGGAGTCCTGTCCGATCCGGGACAGCACGGTGAGCAGCACGTTGCGTTCCAGCGACTGCGCCTCGTCGACGATCACGAAGGCGTCGTGCAGCGACCGGCCGCGGATGTGGGTCAGCGGCAGCACCTCCAGCAGGCCCCGTTCGAGCACCTCGTCGATGACCACCTTCGAGGTGACGGCACTGAGGGTGTCGAAGACGGCCTGCGCCCAGGGCTGCATCTTCTCCCCCTCAGTGCCCGGCAGGTAGCCGAGATCCTGACCGCCGACGGCGTACAGCGGCCGGAAGATCACCACCTTGGAGTGCTGCTGCCGCTCCAGCACGGCCTCCAGTCCGGCACACAGGGCCAGCGCGGATTTGCCGGTACCGGCCCGACCGCCCATCGAGACGATGCCGACACTGGGGTCGAGCAGGATGTCCAGCGCGACCCGCTGCTCGGCCGACCGACCGTGGATCCCGAACGCGTCCCGGTCTGTGTTGATCAGCTTGACGTCCTTGTCCGGTGTCACCCGGCCCAGCGCGGTGGCCGAGCCGCTGCTCAGCACAACTCCTGTGTGGCAAGGAAGATCACGGGCGGCTTCGAGCTCGGCCGAGCCGGTCTCGTACAACTTGTCAAGATCATCGGTGGTGATCGCCAGGTCGGCCATCCCGGTCCAACCCGAGTCCGGCGACAGTTCGGCGCGGTATTCCTGTGCGGTCAATCCGACCGAGGACGCCTTCACCCGCATCGGCAGGTCCTTGCTGACCAGCACCACGTCACGTCCCTCGCGGGAGAAGTTCAACGCGACGGCCAGGATCCGCGAGTCGTTGTCCCCCAACCGGAAGCCGTCGGGCAGTGCCGACGGATCGGAGTGATTGAGTTCGACGTGGACGGTGCCACCTTGATCATTGACGGGTACCGGAGCATCGAGCCTGCCGTGTCTGATCCGGAGATCGTCGAGCAACCGCAGCGCCTCGCGGGCGAAGAAACCCAATTCGGCGTGGTGCCGTTTGCCCTCGAGTTCGGTGATCACCACCACCGGCAGGACGACGTCATGTTCGGCGAATCGGCGCAGGGCGTGCGGATCGCTCAACAGGACGGAGGTGTCGATGACATACGTGCGCTGATCTTCGGACGTGCTCGTTGCCGCTGACTTGGCCACTTTCGGTCCTTACTGGGGGCCGCGCGACACCATCGCCCGGCCCCACGCTGTCACGTGGTCGGCCGGGGCCGGAACCCGCTCATCGTCGACGCGGATGTCCGGTGACGCGCAGATACGAGCTGCATCAGCTGCCTCCCCGGCGAGGCACTTCCCCATGCCTCGCACCACCAACGTTAAGCCCATCCAGGCCGGCCCAGCGGAACACGCGACCGCGCGTGTCGCGGATTGCCGCGGCCTCTTCGGTGGACCGCTGACAGGGGCGTGATCGGCAGCAGAATTCGGCGTGAACGGACCACCGATCGTCGGTATCCAGCCCGCTGCTTCCGGGCCCCGGTACGGGTCGGTTCAGTGCCGCGCCAGCGCGGCGACAGCGACCCCGACCAAGGTCAGCGCGCAACCGACCACGTCGATCACGCTCAGCCCGGCTCCGGTCGGGATGATCAGTTCGACCAGAACGGCGCCGATCAGTTGTCCGGCAATGGCGGTGAGCCCGAGCAGCAGCACGCCGACCCACCGGACGACCACGGCCGCGGTCGCGATGAACAGCACCCCGATGACGCCGCCCAGATAGAGCCAGGGGTCGGTCGGCAACGCGGACGGCAGCCCGCGGACGACCAGGCTGATGCCGGCGGCGAGGATCAGCGCGACGGTGCCGACGCCGAAGTTGATCGAGGCCGCGACGATCGGCCCACCGACCACCCCGACCCGGCCATTCACCGCCTGCTGCCAGGCCAGCCCGAAGCCGGCGATCGCGGGCAGCAGCGCCAGCACATAGGTCCGGGGTCCGCCGCCGAGGCCGTCGGCGCTGGCGATCACGACCGCCACCAGCGCGATCGCGGCTCCCAGCGCTCGACCTCGGGTGATCATGGCGCGGCCTGCCGGGCCGAGACCGATCCGGTCGACCCACAGGCTGCTCAGCAGCTGCCCGCCGACGACCGCGACGGTGAAGGTGGCGACGCCGATGGTGGTCACGGCCACGCCCTGGGCGGTGACCAGGAAGGCACCGGAGACGCCGCCGAGCAGCTGCCACCAGACCAGCCGCCGGTCGGCGACGGCCCGACGGACCTCGGTCAGCCGGGCGCGGATCGAACGACGTGCCAGCAGGATGATCGCCAGCAGCACCAGGCCGGTACCGAAGCTGATCAGCGCAGCGACGATGCCGTTCTGCAGCCGGGTCCCGAGGGCACCGTTGATCCGGGACTGGACGGCGATCAGCAGGCCGGTGCCGAACGCCAGCGACAGGCCGAGCACCCGCAGTCCGGAGGACACCGCACTGGTGGCGCTCTGCTGGCTCGTCACATTCCTCCCTCGTTCGACGCTGCTCGATGGCGTACCCGATCACGTCAGCCCCCACCACATCAGCGAGGCCGGATCGGGCGGCAGCCGGTCAGCGGCCGAAGCGCCGTTCGCGTTGGTTGTAGGCGCGCAACGCCCGGATGAAGTCGACCTTGCGGAAGTCCGGCCACAACGCCTCACAGAAGTAGAACTCGCTGTGCGCCGACTGCCACATCAGGAACCCGGACAGCCGCTGCTCGCCGGAGGTGCGGATGATCAGGTCGGGGTCGGGCTGGCCGGCGGTGTAGAGGTGGCCGGCGATGTGGTCGATCTCCAGGGTCTCGGCCAGCTCCGAGATCGACATCCCCTGCTTGGCCTTCTCGGCCAGCAGTGAGCGGAACGCGTCCCGCAGCTCGTGCCGTCCGCCGTACGAGACGGCGATGTTGATCATCATCCCGTCCAGATCACGGGTGTCGGTCTCGGCTCGCCGCAGCACCTCGGCCGAATCGGCCGGGATCAGGTCCAGCGCGCCGAGCGGATGCACCCGCCAGCGGCGTTGGGCGGCCAGATCGGTGACCAGATCCTCGATCACCCGCAGCAGCGGTGCCAGCTCCTCACCGTCCCGGGCGAAATTCTCCGTCGACAGCACCCACAACGTGACCGTCGGGATCCGGACCTCGTCGCACCAGGTGACGAACTCCTTCAGCTTGTCCGCACCGGCCCGGTAGCCGACAGCGAGCGGCTGCCCGGGCGCGTTGGCGCGGGCCCAGCGACGGTTGCCGTCGGCCAGTACGGCGATGTGCTGCGGCAGTTGATCATGGTCGAGCTCACCGATCAGACGGTGTTCATAGGTCGAATACAACCAGCTCGAGGGGTGCAGGCGGTCGACAATCTCGCGCACCCGATCGACTCCTGCCACGGAGTGCAGACTACGCCGCTCCGCTGGTCGCCGTCAGCGCCCCCGCCGCGGAGATGTCAGAACGCGGTCGCGTGATGGCCATCGACGTTCCGACATCCCCCGCGTTCGGGGGTGCGCTGAGGATTGCCGAAGTTCACAGCGGACCCTCACCCGGCGTTCATGGGTTTGTTGATCGGCGCTGGCTACCGTCGGAGTGGATCGGCCACGTACGGTGGCCGACGATGACGGGGCCACCGGGTGTCCCGATCCGCTCGTGAGAGCCGGCGAAGATCCGTTCCTGAGATCTGAGGAGGACTGATGGCTACCAGCCTCGAGCAGCGCCCGCCCGAGCCCGAATCCGTGGTTGACGCCCAGCAACCGGCCCCGCCGGTCGGCCATGAAACGCCCGGTGAGACCGCTGCTCGGCTGGTCAAGCCACGGCTGCGGGGCTGGCTGCACGCCGCCATCACCCCGCTCGCCTGCGCCGCCGGGATCGTCCTGATCTGCCTGGCACCGACCGCTGCCGGCAAGGTCGGCGGTGCCGTGTTCCTGGCGGCCGCGCTGCTGCTGTTCGGCACCAGCGCCTTGTTCCACCGGTTCAACTGGGGTGTCACCGGGGTCGGGATCCTGCGCCGACTGGACCACTCCAACATCTACCTCTTCATCGCGGCGTCCTATACGCCGTTTGCCCTCGGGCTGCTCGAGGGGCGTTCGCAGACGTTGCTGCTGGTGTTGATCTGGGGTGCCGCGGTGCTCGGACTGTTCTTCCGAACCTTCTGGCTGAGCGCCCCACGCTGGCTCTACACCCTGTTGTACGTGGTGGTCGGTCTCTCGCCGGCCGGCTGGATGCCGCAGTTCGCTGCCCACGGCGGTCCGGCGGTCTTCACTCTGATCCTGGTCGGCGGCGGGCTGTACGTGGCCGGTGCGATCATCTATGCGACCAAGCGGCCCGACCCGTCGCCGCGCTGGTTCGGCTTCCACGAGGTCTTCCACTCCTGCACGATCGGCGCCTTCGTCAGCCACTACATCGCCATCTCGATGGTCACCTACGCCGCCTGATCGGCTGCCGCTCACCCCGGCGCGCTGACCGATCCGCCGCTACCGGGGAAGGTTGCTGAGCTCGGCGAGCATGGCTTCCTCGTCGGTGACCGGTAGCCGGCAGACGAAGCCGTGGCAGACGTACGCGGTCGGTTTGCCGTCGATCATCGTCCGACCGGCGAGCAGTGGTACGCCATCGGCATCGGGTCGGCCGAGGACGACCACCGAGCCGGCGGGTGCCACCCGGCGCGCCCGGTCCGCCATCGAACGGGCCGGCGGATCGTCCGGATCACCGACGACGGCGATTTCGGCCGCAGGGACTGCGGTCCGGGTGACCACGTCGGCGAGCAGCCAGCCGGCGAATCGGGGGGCGGCCGTGACCAACCTGGCCGCCGAACCGGCGGCCCGTTCGGACCGGGCGGCCAGGTCCAGTTCACCGCTGTAGGCAGCGAGCCGAGCGAAGGCGTGAACGGCCGAGCTCAGGCCCGACGGCGTCGCGTTGTCGGTGGGGTCCTTCGGCCGGTTGATCAGGCTCTCGGCGTCGTCGGCGGTGTCGTAGAACCCGCCGTCGGGTGCATCGAAATGATCGGCCAGCACCGTCAGCAGGCGTCGCGACCGACGCGCCCAGATCGGGTCGCCGGTCACTTCCGCCAACCGGACGAACGCCAACGCGACCAACGCGTAGTCGTCGGCATTGCCGTCGGTCCGGCCGACGACGCCGTCCCGAGATGTCCGCCGCAGCCGACCGTCGACCCAGTGTAGCTCCCAGATGGCCGTGGCCGCGCGGACCGCGGCGGTTACCCAGTCCGGTCGCTGCAGCAGCGCACCCGCAAAGGCCAGGGCATCGATCACCAGACCGTTCCAGGCCGCGATGATCTTGTCATCACGGGCCGGCCGAGACCGGTTGCCGCGCGCCGTGGCCAGCAGCCTCCGAATCCCCGACCATCGCGGATCCTGCTCGGCGTCGGGGTCTCGCAACTGCAGGGTCGACCTGCCGTCGTCGGCGGTGCCGGCCTCGGTGACCCGGCACCGGTCGACGGTGAAGTCGAGGAGTTCTTGATCACCGAGGGCCGCTTCCAGATCCGATCGGTCCCACAGGTAGTAGGCGCCCTCGGTCAGGGTGCCGTCCGGACCGGGCGAGTCGGCATCCAGGCTGGCGGCGAACGCCCCCTGTTCGGTGATCATCTCCCACAGCAGCCATTCGACGGTCTGGTTGATCACCGATTCGATCCGCGGATGTCGGGTGAGACGCCAGTCGTGCAGGTAGAGACCGAGCAGCAGACCGTTGTCGTACAACATCTTCTCGAAGTGCGGCACCACCCAGCCGGAGTCCACGCTGTAGCGGGCGAAGCCGCCGGCGAGCTGGTCGTAGATGCCGCCGGACGCCATCGCCATCAGCGTCTCGTGGGCGATGAAGCGCGCCTGGTCACGGACCCGATCCTCGACGTTGCTGACCGACAGCCGCAGCAGACCTTCCAGCACCGTCGACGGCGGGAATTTGGGTGCGCCGCCGAACCCACCGTGTTGCTGGTCGTAGTCGCCGATCAAGGTGTCCAGCACCGTACCAAGATCATCTCGCCCGACTGATCCGGCGATGTCGGCTACCGCTCCCTCGCTGAGCCGACGGGTGATGTCGGCCGCTCCGGAGCGGATGTCGTCGCGTCGTTCGGACCACGCTTCGGCGACGGCGTCGAGCACCTGCCCGAACGACGGCAGGCCGTGCAGCGGCTGTTTCGGGTAGTAGGTGCCGGCCTGGAACGGATCACCGTCCGGGGTCAGGAACACCGTCATCGGCCAGCCGCCCTGCCCCGTCATCGCCTGGGTGGCCTGCATGTAGACCGCATCGACATCCGGCCGTTCCTCCCGGTCGACCTTGATCGGCACGAAGTTGGTGTTGATCTTGGTCGCGGTGGGCAGGTCCTCGAAGGATTCGTGCGCCATCACGTGACACCAGTGGCAGGCGGCGTACCCGACCGACAGCAGGATCGGCACATCCCGCCGCCTGGCCTCGGCGAGCGCCTCGTCGGTCCACTCCCACCAGTCGACGGGATTGTGGGCATGCTGGAGCAGGTACGGGCTCGTCGCGCCTGCCAACCGGTTTACCACCTGAACCACTCCGCATCCGTGAACGTGCATCAGTCGCTGCTCTGATGCACGGGCCGACATCAGAGGCGTTCGTCCTCGACACGAGGACAACACCCACCGCCAGCCTAGGACGACGCGCCAGATCGCTCGTCAGAAGGCGGTGCTTTGCCGGCATCTGATACGGGTGATCGACACCGAATGCATCGCGGCGAGGACGAGGTCTCGATGATCAACCGCGCTGTCGGGCTTCCATGGTGATCGCCAGAGCCAGCAGCAAGATGTCGTCGATCGACTGATCATGGACGGTGATCCGATACCAGTCGTCGAGGACCTTCGGCTTCTCGATGCTGAACCCGACCCCGCCCCGTTCGTCGACGAAATCGAAGTGATACTTG
Protein-coding sequences here:
- a CDS encoding N-acetylmuramoyl-L-alanine amidase; the protein is MSSSRRKVRGLAAGASVLAVLGAAALTATPQAAASPPTRDEAFSKASTEFGVPISLLEAMSYAQTRWDAHPGEHNTDGGYGPMNLIDGTLFADDGPGTKEAGAQDAAAADRVLPQKVDSLGRAADLLDVDRDTLRTDATANIRGGAALLAQKQRSLKLPTGAGTDPGQWYAAVASTSGSTTESAAGTFADDVYDALAAGARRTTDDGQKVSMAAAQADPRTDQLALLKLRKASKGAAGGDGIECPAGLDCESIPAPYQETGDGDYGNYDKAPRDTDAGPTVDYIVMHDTEGSWETSLKLVQDPTYLGWHYTIRSADGHIAQHIPTKDVGWHAGNWYINQHSIGIEQEGFAADGATWYTESLYRNSARLVKYLAAKWDIPLDHDHILGHDNVPGTTAATVKGMHWDPGPYWDWEHYFTLLGAPVKARDGKPSKEIVRIAPGFDGNQQVITGCETAGKPCDPQGSNFVYLHSEPSAAAPLVKDIDLHTDGSASTTEVADIGARAAAGQEFAVADRDGDWTAIWYLGQKAWFHNPKGEHRTAVDVGGQLVTPKKGVDEVATYGRAYPESSAYPEGIPDQGTAPLSYKLRAGQRAVLTDDSVSTDYYRAVKFDGTPPDDHVDVVGKTKYLQVSFGHRIMYVKASDVDVVKAR
- a CDS encoding DMT family transporter; the protein is MTSQQSATSAVSSGLRVLGLSLAFGTGLLIAVQSRINGALGTRLQNGIVAALISFGTGLVLLAIILLARRSIRARLTEVRRAVADRRLVWWQLLGGVSGAFLVTAQGVAVTTIGVATFTVAVVGGQLLSSLWVDRIGLGPAGRAMITRGRALGAAIALVAVVIASADGLGGGPRTYVLALLPAIAGFGLAWQQAVNGRVGVVGGPIVAASINFGVGTVALILAAGISLVVRGLPSALPTDPWLYLGGVIGVLFIATAAVVVRWVGVLLLGLTAIAGQLIGAVLVELIIPTGAGLSVIDVVGCALTLVGVAVAALARH
- a CDS encoding DUF1707 SHOCT-like domain-containing protein — encoded protein: MATDPPARSLRVGHSERDAVAEILQKAAAEGRLTMAELDERLDAALRAKTYGDLEPLTADLTGDRSAGSIGRPTGVEVVGSRVQGPPPPGYSPDDPLRLDGGMSSEKRTGVWTVPPYVRISQGMGTVKLNCLQAIPAAPLIEIEMIAGAGTTVLVLPDGWGIDVDRLDKSWGNKTVKVPREPAPGMPLLVVHGRVGMGTFKARPGSTRELRRIGLA
- the trhA gene encoding PAQR family membrane homeostasis protein TrhA, which produces MATSLEQRPPEPESVVDAQQPAPPVGHETPGETAARLVKPRLRGWLHAAITPLACAAGIVLICLAPTAAGKVGGAVFLAAALLLFGTSALFHRFNWGVTGVGILRRLDHSNIYLFIAASYTPFALGLLEGRSQTLLLVLIWGAAVLGLFFRTFWLSAPRWLYTLLYVVVGLSPAGWMPQFAAHGGPAVFTLILVGGGLYVAGAIIYATKRPDPSPRWFGFHEVFHSCTIGAFVSHYIAISMVTYAA
- a CDS encoding TetR/AcrR family transcriptional regulator, whose translation is MGKATIFNRFGGRVGLIEAVIEEVVTTELFAIIDRTRTINDVVEQIPYHLTAIRDLQYRQPAIDDVFLRTYPHSAQLMESCRVGSEINDELVEAAHRSRALRPEFTAPDLHALVTDTALALKYGDKPSREDYDRRTAYLLDGIRGETP
- a CDS encoding isoprenyl transferase, whose product is MAGVDRVREIVDRLHPSSWLYSTYEHRLIGELDHDQLPQHIAVLADGNRRWARANAPGQPLAVGYRAGADKLKEFVTWCDEVRIPTVTLWVLSTENFARDGEELAPLLRVIEDLVTDLAAQRRWRVHPLGALDLIPADSAEVLRRAETDTRDLDGMMINIAVSYGGRHELRDAFRSLLAEKAKQGMSISELAETLEIDHIAGHLYTAGQPDPDLIIRTSGEQRLSGFLMWQSAHSEFYFCEALWPDFRKVDFIRALRAYNQRERRFGR
- a CDS encoding thioredoxin domain-containing protein encodes the protein MAGATSPYLLQHAHNPVDWWEWTDEALAEARRRDVPILLSVGYAACHWCHVMAHESFEDLPTATKINTNFVPIKVDREERPDVDAVYMQATQAMTGQGGWPMTVFLTPDGDPFQAGTYYPKQPLHGLPSFGQVLDAVAEAWSERRDDIRSGAADITRRLSEGAVADIAGSVGRDDLGTVLDTLIGDYDQQHGGFGGAPKFPPSTVLEGLLRLSVSNVEDRVRDQARFIAHETLMAMASGGIYDQLAGGFARYSVDSGWVVPHFEKMLYDNGLLLGLYLHDWRLTRHPRIESVINQTVEWLLWEMITEQGAFAASLDADSPGPDGTLTEGAYYLWDRSDLEAALGDQELLDFTVDRCRVTEAGTADDGRSTLQLRDPDAEQDPRWSGIRRLLATARGNRSRPARDDKIIAAWNGLVIDALAFAGALLQRPDWVTAAVRAATAIWELHWVDGRLRRTSRDGVVGRTDGNADDYALVALAFVRLAEVTGDPIWARRSRRLLTVLADHFDAPDGGFYDTADDAESLINRPKDPTDNATPSGLSSAVHAFARLAAYSGELDLAARSERAAGSAARLVTAAPRFAGWLLADVVTRTAVPAAEIAVVGDPDDPPARSMADRARRVAPAGSVVVLGRPDADGVPLLAGRTMIDGKPTAYVCHGFVCRLPVTDEEAMLAELSNLPR
- a CDS encoding PhoH family protein, which gives rise to MAKSAATSTSEDQRTYVIDTSVLLSDPHALRRFAEHDVVLPVVVITELEGKRHHAELGFFAREALRLLDDLRIRHGRLDAPVPVNDQGGTVHVELNHSDPSALPDGFRLGDNDSRILAVALNFSREGRDVVLVSKDLPMRVKASSVGLTAQEYRAELSPDSGWTGMADLAITTDDLDKLYETGSAELEAARDLPCHTGVVLSSGSATALGRVTPDKDVKLINTDRDAFGIHGRSAEQRVALDILLDPSVGIVSMGGRAGTGKSALALCAGLEAVLERQQHSKVVIFRPLYAVGGQDLGYLPGTEGEKMQPWAQAVFDTLSAVTSKVVIDEVLERGLLEVLPLTHIRGRSLHDAFVIVDEAQSLERNVLLTVLSRIGQDSRVVLTHDIAQRDNLRVGRHDGVVAVVEKLKGHPLFAHITLHRSERSAIAELVTDLLEDLPR